A section of the Alligator mississippiensis isolate rAllMis1 chromosome 8, rAllMis1, whole genome shotgun sequence genome encodes:
- the SLC25A23 gene encoding mitochondrial adenyl nucleotide antiporter SLC25A23 isoform X6, translating to MDKLVPRPLPDPELVLDIGESLTVPDEFSEKEKTTGMWWKQLLAGAAAGAVSRTGTAPLDRLKVFMQVHASKSNAVNVLGGLQGMVREGGIRSLWRGNGINVLKIAPESAIKFMAYEQIKRAIRGQQETLRVQERFVAGSLAGATAQTIIYPMEVLKTRLTLRATGQYVGVADCARSILRHEGIRAFYKGYLPNMLGIIPYAGIDLAIYETLKNAWLQKYGKDTADPGVLVLLACGTASSTCGQIASYPLALVRTRMQAQASVEGAPPATMRGLFRHIVAREGLPGLYRGIAPNFLKVVPAVSISYVVYENMKQALGVVSR from the exons gtccTGGACATCGGCGAGAGCCTGACGGTGCCAGATGAGTTCTCAGAGAAGGAGAAGACAACGGGGATGTGGTGGAAGCAGCTGTTGGCTGGAGCCGCAGCCGGGGCCGTGTCCCGTACCGGCACTGCCCCCCTTGACCGCCTCAAGGTTTTCATGCAG GTGCATGCCTCCAAGTCAAATGCAGTGAATGTGCTGGGGGGGCTGCAAGGGATGGTACGTGAGGGCGGCATCCGTTCGCTCTGGCGTGGCAACGGCATCAACGTCCTCAAGATCGCGCCCGAGTCGGCCATCAAGTTCATGGCCTAcgagcag ATCAAGCGGGCAATTCGGGGGCAGCAGGAGACTCTGCGGGTGCAGGAGCGCTTCGTGGCCGGGTCACTAGCTGGTGCCACCGCCCAAACCATCATCTACCCCATGGAG GTACTGAAAACACGGCTGACACTGCGGGCCACAGGGCAGTACGTGGGCGTAGCTGACTGTGCCCGCTCCATTTTGCGCCACGAAGGCATCCGGGCCTTCTACAAAGGCTACTTGCCCAACATGCTGGGCATCATCCCCTATGCTGGCATTGACCTGGCCATCTATGAG accCTGAAGAACGCCTGGCTGCAGAAGTATGGCAAGGACACGGcagacccaggtgtcctggtgcTCCTGGCCTGTGGCACTGCGTCCAGCACCTGCGGGCAGATTGCCAGCTACCCCCTGGCACTGGTCAGGACCCGAATGCAGGCACAAG CGTCAGTGGAGGGGGCCCCACCGGCCACAATGCGGGGGTTGTTCCGGCACATCGTGGCGCGTGAGGGGCTGCCGGGGCTGTACCGCGGCATCGCCCCCAACTTCCTGAAGGTTGTCCCAGCCGTCAGCATCAGCTACGTGGTCTATGAGAACATGAAGCAGGCGCTGGGTGTGGTCTCCAGGTGA
- the RAB3D gene encoding ras-related protein Rab-3D isoform X4, translated as MASAGEPRPAPPDAADQSFDYMFKLLLIGNSSVGKTSLLFRYAEDTFTPSFVSTVGIDFKVKTVYRRAKRVKLQIWDTAGQERYRTITTAYYRGAMGFLLVYDVANAESFSAVQDWATQIKTYSWDNAQVILVGNKCDLEDDRVVPTEEGRRLAHELGFEFFEASAKDNINVKQVFERLVDVICEKMNESLDVSDAPAADGKGARLSEVSPAPTRSCAC; from the exons aTGGCATCGGCCGGGGAGCCCCGCCCGGCGCCGCCCGACGCGGCGGACCAGAGCTTCGATTACATGTTCAAGCTGCTGCTGATCGGGAACAGCAGTGTAGGCAAGACATCGCTGCTGTTCCGCTACGCCGAGGATACCTTCACACCCTCCTTCGTCAGCACCGTCGGCATCGACTTCAAGGTCAAGACCGTGTACCGGCGAGCCAAGCGGGTCAAGCTGCAGATATGG GACACGGCGGGGCAGGAGCGGTACCGCACCATCACCACGGCCTATTACCGCGGCGCCATGGGCTTCCTGCTCGTCTACGACGTGGCCAACGCCGAGTCCTTCAGCGCCGTGCAGGACTG GGCGACGCAGATCAAGACGTACTCGTGGGACAACGCCCAGGTCATCCTGGTGGGCAACAAGTGTGACCTGGAGGACGACCGCGTGGTGCCCACAGAGGAGGGCAGGCGCCTGGCACACGAGCTCG GGTTCGAGTTCTTCGAGGCCAGTGCCAAGGACAACATCAACGTCAAGCAGGTCTTCGAGCGCCTAGTTGACGTCATCTGCGAGAAGATGAACGAAAGCCTAGACGTCAGCGATGCCCCAGCAGCCGACGGCAAGGGGGCGCGGCTCAGCGAGGTCTCGCCCGCACCCACCCGTTCCTGCGCTTGCTAG
- the RAB3D gene encoding ras-related protein Rab-3D isoform X1, which translates to MPGVQSRLLNPADHVTVPLEAPAEPRHPAALHPAPPRPGTPICLPFRSPAPVLSAPGSMQKDGDGGSLAGVAHLFVLATAWGMQVWVTFISGFVLARGVGRHVFGQVQSKLFPWYFHTLLGCAALNLALAAVAGRPWHQLSSAETLQIGRAVDQCEHLPLAVPANQRVSCEPCKGEEMASAGEPRPAPPDAADQSFDYMFKLLLIGNSSVGKTSLLFRYAEDTFTPSFVSTVGIDFKVKTVYRRAKRVKLQIWDTAGQERYRTITTAYYRGAMGFLLVYDVANAESFSAVQDWATQIKTYSWDNAQVILVGNKCDLEDDRVVPTEEGRRLAHELGFEFFEASAKDNINVKQVFERLVDVICEKMNESLDVSDAPAADGKGARLSEVSPAPTRSCAC; encoded by the exons ATGCCTGGGGTCCAGTCCAGGCTGCTCAATCCCGCCGACCACGTGACTgtccccctggaagcgccagcagaacccaggcatcctgccgcgctgcaccccgccccgccccgcccgggaaCCCCGATCTGTCTCCCCTTCCGATCCCCAGCCCCTGTCCTTTCCGCCCCAGGGAGCATGCAGAAGGACGGGGACGGCGGAAGCCTGGCGGGGGTCGCCCACCTCTTCGTCTTGGCGACGGCCTGGGGGATGCAGGTCTGGGTCACCTTCATCTCAG GGTTCGTGCTGGCCCGCGGGGTCGGCCGCCACGTGTTCGGGCAGGTGCAGAGCAAGCTCTTCCCCTGGTACTTCCAcacgctgctgggctgtgccgccCTCAACCTGGCCCTTGCTGCTGTCGCCGGCCGCCCCTGGCACCAGCTCAGCTCCGCCGAGACCCTCCAG ATTGGCCGTGCCGTAGACCAATGCGAACACCTCCCCCTCGCAGTGCCAGCCAATCAAAGAGTGTCCTGTGAACCGTGCAAGGGAGAGGAG aTGGCATCGGCCGGGGAGCCCCGCCCGGCGCCGCCCGACGCGGCGGACCAGAGCTTCGATTACATGTTCAAGCTGCTGCTGATCGGGAACAGCAGTGTAGGCAAGACATCGCTGCTGTTCCGCTACGCCGAGGATACCTTCACACCCTCCTTCGTCAGCACCGTCGGCATCGACTTCAAGGTCAAGACCGTGTACCGGCGAGCCAAGCGGGTCAAGCTGCAGATATGG GACACGGCGGGGCAGGAGCGGTACCGCACCATCACCACGGCCTATTACCGCGGCGCCATGGGCTTCCTGCTCGTCTACGACGTGGCCAACGCCGAGTCCTTCAGCGCCGTGCAGGACTG GGCGACGCAGATCAAGACGTACTCGTGGGACAACGCCCAGGTCATCCTGGTGGGCAACAAGTGTGACCTGGAGGACGACCGCGTGGTGCCCACAGAGGAGGGCAGGCGCCTGGCACACGAGCTCG GGTTCGAGTTCTTCGAGGCCAGTGCCAAGGACAACATCAACGTCAAGCAGGTCTTCGAGCGCCTAGTTGACGTCATCTGCGAGAAGATGAACGAAAGCCTAGACGTCAGCGATGCCCCAGCAGCCGACGGCAAGGGGGCGCGGCTCAGCGAGGTCTCGCCCGCACCCACCCGTTCCTGCGCTTGCTAG
- the RAB3D gene encoding ras-related protein Rab-3D isoform X3, giving the protein MQKDGDGGSLAGVAHLFVLATAWGMQVWVTFISGFVLARGVGRHVFGQVQSKLFPWYFHTLLGCAALNLALAAVAGRPWHQLSSAETLQIGRAVDQCEHLPLAVPANQRVSCEPCKGEEMASAGEPRPAPPDAADQSFDYMFKLLLIGNSSVGKTSLLFRYAEDTFTPSFVSTVGIDFKVKTVYRRAKRVKLQIWDTAGQERYRTITTAYYRGAMGFLLVYDVANAESFSAVQDWATQIKTYSWDNAQVILVGNKCDLEDDRVVPTEEGRRLAHELGFEFFEASAKDNINVKQVFERLVDVICEKMNESLDVSDAPAADGKGARLSEVSPAPTRSCAC; this is encoded by the exons ATGCAGAAGGACGGGGACGGCGGAAGCCTGGCGGGGGTCGCCCACCTCTTCGTCTTGGCGACGGCCTGGGGGATGCAGGTCTGGGTCACCTTCATCTCAG GGTTCGTGCTGGCCCGCGGGGTCGGCCGCCACGTGTTCGGGCAGGTGCAGAGCAAGCTCTTCCCCTGGTACTTCCAcacgctgctgggctgtgccgccCTCAACCTGGCCCTTGCTGCTGTCGCCGGCCGCCCCTGGCACCAGCTCAGCTCCGCCGAGACCCTCCAG ATTGGCCGTGCCGTAGACCAATGCGAACACCTCCCCCTCGCAGTGCCAGCCAATCAAAGAGTGTCCTGTGAACCGTGCAAGGGAGAGGAG aTGGCATCGGCCGGGGAGCCCCGCCCGGCGCCGCCCGACGCGGCGGACCAGAGCTTCGATTACATGTTCAAGCTGCTGCTGATCGGGAACAGCAGTGTAGGCAAGACATCGCTGCTGTTCCGCTACGCCGAGGATACCTTCACACCCTCCTTCGTCAGCACCGTCGGCATCGACTTCAAGGTCAAGACCGTGTACCGGCGAGCCAAGCGGGTCAAGCTGCAGATATGG GACACGGCGGGGCAGGAGCGGTACCGCACCATCACCACGGCCTATTACCGCGGCGCCATGGGCTTCCTGCTCGTCTACGACGTGGCCAACGCCGAGTCCTTCAGCGCCGTGCAGGACTG GGCGACGCAGATCAAGACGTACTCGTGGGACAACGCCCAGGTCATCCTGGTGGGCAACAAGTGTGACCTGGAGGACGACCGCGTGGTGCCCACAGAGGAGGGCAGGCGCCTGGCACACGAGCTCG GGTTCGAGTTCTTCGAGGCCAGTGCCAAGGACAACATCAACGTCAAGCAGGTCTTCGAGCGCCTAGTTGACGTCATCTGCGAGAAGATGAACGAAAGCCTAGACGTCAGCGATGCCCCAGCAGCCGACGGCAAGGGGGCGCGGCTCAGCGAGGTCTCGCCCGCACCCACCCGTTCCTGCGCTTGCTAG
- the RAB3D gene encoding ras-related protein Rab-3D isoform X2 yields the protein MPGVQSRLLNPADHVTVPLEAPAEPRHPAALHPAPPRPGTPICLPFRSPAPVLSAPGSMQKDGDGGSLAGVAHLFVLATAWGMQVWVTFISGFVLARGVGRHVFGQVQSKLFPWYFHTLLGCAALNLALAAVAGRPWHQLSSAETLQMASAGEPRPAPPDAADQSFDYMFKLLLIGNSSVGKTSLLFRYAEDTFTPSFVSTVGIDFKVKTVYRRAKRVKLQIWDTAGQERYRTITTAYYRGAMGFLLVYDVANAESFSAVQDWATQIKTYSWDNAQVILVGNKCDLEDDRVVPTEEGRRLAHELGFEFFEASAKDNINVKQVFERLVDVICEKMNESLDVSDAPAADGKGARLSEVSPAPTRSCAC from the exons ATGCCTGGGGTCCAGTCCAGGCTGCTCAATCCCGCCGACCACGTGACTgtccccctggaagcgccagcagaacccaggcatcctgccgcgctgcaccccgccccgccccgcccgggaaCCCCGATCTGTCTCCCCTTCCGATCCCCAGCCCCTGTCCTTTCCGCCCCAGGGAGCATGCAGAAGGACGGGGACGGCGGAAGCCTGGCGGGGGTCGCCCACCTCTTCGTCTTGGCGACGGCCTGGGGGATGCAGGTCTGGGTCACCTTCATCTCAG GGTTCGTGCTGGCCCGCGGGGTCGGCCGCCACGTGTTCGGGCAGGTGCAGAGCAAGCTCTTCCCCTGGTACTTCCAcacgctgctgggctgtgccgccCTCAACCTGGCCCTTGCTGCTGTCGCCGGCCGCCCCTGGCACCAGCTCAGCTCCGCCGAGACCCTCCAG aTGGCATCGGCCGGGGAGCCCCGCCCGGCGCCGCCCGACGCGGCGGACCAGAGCTTCGATTACATGTTCAAGCTGCTGCTGATCGGGAACAGCAGTGTAGGCAAGACATCGCTGCTGTTCCGCTACGCCGAGGATACCTTCACACCCTCCTTCGTCAGCACCGTCGGCATCGACTTCAAGGTCAAGACCGTGTACCGGCGAGCCAAGCGGGTCAAGCTGCAGATATGG GACACGGCGGGGCAGGAGCGGTACCGCACCATCACCACGGCCTATTACCGCGGCGCCATGGGCTTCCTGCTCGTCTACGACGTGGCCAACGCCGAGTCCTTCAGCGCCGTGCAGGACTG GGCGACGCAGATCAAGACGTACTCGTGGGACAACGCCCAGGTCATCCTGGTGGGCAACAAGTGTGACCTGGAGGACGACCGCGTGGTGCCCACAGAGGAGGGCAGGCGCCTGGCACACGAGCTCG GGTTCGAGTTCTTCGAGGCCAGTGCCAAGGACAACATCAACGTCAAGCAGGTCTTCGAGCGCCTAGTTGACGTCATCTGCGAGAAGATGAACGAAAGCCTAGACGTCAGCGATGCCCCAGCAGCCGACGGCAAGGGGGCGCGGCTCAGCGAGGTCTCGCCCGCACCCACCCGTTCCTGCGCTTGCTAG